The bacterium nucleotide sequence GAGCTTCGCCCATTCCCTGCACACGCCGTACTGGGTGATCCGATCCCTGATGGGACTGGATGACGAAACCCCTGGCCCGACACGCGCTTATCGGCGTTTCCTCATCCGGGCAACCAACTCCGCGATGTGGTCGAGAATCGAGCGCCTTCTCGACTGGGTCTGGCCGAAGAGCTTGATCCTGTACGGAACTCGGGTCGCCAGCGGGATCTCCTGATGCGCATCGCATTCCTGTGCTACCGCGGAAACATGCAGAGTGGTGGCCAGGGCATCTATCTGCACGCACTCACGCGGAGACTCGCCCAGATGGGCCACGAGATCGACGTCTTCGTGGGCCCGCCCTACCCCGACCCAATGCCTTGGGCCAATGAGTTTCGCATCGAGAATCAGATGTTCTGGGGAAGTCGCTTCAAGAGCGGACCGGGGGCCTTCCTGCCGCAACCCGACCCACTTCGCATCTTCCACCCGTTGAACTTCTTCGAGTACGCGGTCAGCCGATTCGGCTTCCTGCCCGAACCGTTCGCGTTCAGCGTGCGCGCGGCGCGCCAGGTACTCGCGCGCATCCGCGAAGGCGTGCGCTATGAACTGGTCCACGACGTACAATCCGTGGGTTATGGACTGCTCGGTCTGCAGGCGATCGGGCTGCCCGTCGTCACGATGATTCATCATCCGCTCAGCGTCGATCGCCGCTCCAGCCTGCAGCGAGACCGGACATTCGAAGAGTTCAAAGGCAGCCTTACGTTTTATCCGGTGCGAACGCAGGCCCGGGTCGCGCGTCGCCTTGCCGGAGTCCTGACCTCGAGTGAGGTATCGGCCGACGCAATCGAAAACGACTTCGGCGTTTCAAGGGCTCGCATCCACAACGTGCACAACGGCGTCGACCTGCCCGATCCGGGCGTACCCCGCACCCGACCCGAAGCTCCCCAGTTGCTCTTCATCGGGCGCTGCGGGGATCCGAACAAGGGTCTGGAGTACTTGATCTCTGCGCTCGCACTCCTGCCTCCAGAGGTATCTCTGCGAGTACTCGACGCGTTCCCGGAAAACACACCGATGGAAAACCAGATCGACGATCTGCATCTGCGCGAGCGGATTCACTTCGAAGGAAAACTTCCACGCAAAGAACTCGAAGCAGTGTTTCGCGAATCGGCCATCACCGTCCTGCCTTCGCTGTTTGAGGGTTTTGGCCTGCCCGCCATCGAGGCCCTGGCGGCCGGCACACCGGTGGTCGCAACACGCGCAGGAGCGTTACCCGAAGTAATCCACGCAGCGGGTGCGGGAGTGCTGGTCGAACCGGCCGATGCTGCGGACCT carries:
- a CDS encoding glycosyltransferase family 4 protein, coding for MRIAFLCYRGNMQSGGQGIYLHALTRRLAQMGHEIDVFVGPPYPDPMPWANEFRIENQMFWGSRFKSGPGAFLPQPDPLRIFHPLNFFEYAVSRFGFLPEPFAFSVRAARQVLARIREGVRYELVHDVQSVGYGLLGLQAIGLPVVTMIHHPLSVDRRSSLQRDRTFEEFKGSLTFYPVRTQARVARRLAGVLTSSEVSADAIENDFGVSRARIHNVHNGVDLPDPGVPRTRPEAPQLLFIGRCGDPNKGLEYLISALALLPPEVSLRVLDAFPENTPMENQIDDLHLRERIHFEGKLPRKELEAVFRESAITVLPSLFEGFGLPAIEALAAGTPVVATRAGALPEVIHAAGAGVLVEPADAADLAKGIAGVLERWEDAQREVLDARPRLEERFGWAQVGFRTEKVYEQVLREFHDTPQPPIDANAEAA